A portion of the Acidobacteriaceae bacterium genome contains these proteins:
- a CDS encoding UBP-type zinc finger domain-containing protein, with translation MNCHHFDSVEIEDTTSAAYGKGCAECIAMDDSWVHLRECLDCGHVGCCDASKNKHATKHFHTSKHPVIRSVEPGEQWGWCYIDEVMVGLE, from the coding sequence ATGAACTGCCATCACTTCGATTCGGTCGAGATTGAGGACACCACCAGCGCAGCCTACGGCAAAGGCTGCGCCGAGTGCATCGCCATGGACGATAGCTGGGTGCACCTGCGGGAGTGCCTGGACTGCGGCCACGTTGGTTGCTGCGACGCTTCCAAAAACAAGCACGCCACCAAGCACTTTCACACCTCGAAGCATCCGGTCATCCGTTCCGTGGAGCCGGGTGAGCAGTGGGGCTGGTGCTACATCGACGAAGTCATGGTCGGGCTGGAGTAG
- the rph gene encoding ribonuclease PH gives MAIDELFRSGDRGAQDARPLKMTPGFVATAEGSVLIEVGHTRVLCNATVEPTVPGWLRNSGKGWVTAEYSMLPRATLTRTPRESERGKIGGRTHEIQRLIGRSLRSVMDLKALGERMIILDCDVLQADGGTRTAAITGAATALAIALNKLVAAGTLKASPLREMVAATSVGIVDGRVLLDLAYEEDARAEVDMNVVMTAAGGFVETQATAEREPYSRAQLDEMLRVAEGGIQQLLAAQLECLAKAV, from the coding sequence ATGGCAATTGATGAACTGTTTCGCAGCGGTGACCGTGGAGCGCAGGACGCTCGCCCGCTGAAGATGACCCCGGGTTTCGTCGCGACGGCTGAAGGGTCGGTATTGATTGAGGTTGGGCACACGCGCGTGTTGTGCAACGCAACGGTGGAGCCGACGGTCCCGGGCTGGCTGCGCAACTCCGGCAAGGGCTGGGTGACGGCCGAGTACTCGATGCTTCCCCGCGCCACGCTCACGCGCACTCCGCGCGAGTCGGAGCGCGGCAAGATCGGCGGTCGCACGCATGAGATTCAGCGATTGATCGGTCGTTCGCTGCGCTCGGTCATGGACCTGAAGGCGCTCGGCGAGCGCATGATCATCCTCGACTGCGATGTGCTGCAGGCTGACGGAGGCACCCGTACGGCGGCGATCACGGGCGCGGCAACCGCGCTGGCGATTGCGCTGAACAAGCTCGTCGCTGCGGGGACGTTGAAGGCTTCGCCGCTGCGCGAGATGGTTGCCGCGACCAGCGTCGGCATCGTCGACGGCCGTGTCCTGCTGGACCTGGCGTACGAGGAAGACGCTCGCGCCGAGGTGGACATGAACGTGGTGATGACGGCCGCAGGCGGCTTTGTCGAGACGCAGGCAACGGCTGAACGGGAACCTTATAGCCGCGCACAGCTCGACGAGATGCTGCGAGTGGCCGAGGGTGGCATCCAGCAACTGCTGGCGGCGCAACTGGAATGTCTGGCGAAGGCGGTTTAG
- a CDS encoding M20 family metallo-hydrolase — MNLTINTDRLLAELHHLATITDCPPTTDTSLPEPTQAVTRIVFTPRDLEARAWLKKLAADAGFTVREDAVGNTFLRWEGSEPALGAVGTGSHTDAIPHAGMYDGTVGVLGGLEAMRALKESGFVPRRSLETLMFTSEEPTRFGIGCLGSRLLGGVLDPAAADAFPDRLGETQPDAEKGLTLADVRLQAGFRGSLESVKLPEGYYDSWVELHIEQGPLLERDGVQLGVVTNIAAPASYRYTVEGFGGHAGALLMPDRRDALTASAELILAVERFTREANAAAKAEGKSGVDSVATVGKVDIFPGAVNSVPSRAQWMLDIRDTDVARRNGTMQRLRGEIARVEAERGVKITEETINADEPSHSGAKILDALEAACAAENASFQKMVSRAYHDSNFMARVAPIAMLFIPCRNGVSHRPDEYSTPEQIALGTRVLARTMAKLAS, encoded by the coding sequence ATGAACCTGACGATCAATACCGACCGCCTTCTCGCTGAGCTGCATCACCTTGCGACGATCACCGACTGCCCGCCGACGACAGACACCTCGCTGCCCGAGCCGACACAGGCCGTGACGCGCATCGTGTTTACGCCGCGCGATCTGGAAGCCCGTGCCTGGCTGAAGAAACTGGCGGCCGATGCAGGTTTTACCGTGCGTGAAGATGCTGTCGGCAACACGTTTCTGCGCTGGGAAGGCTCCGAGCCTGCTCTGGGCGCGGTGGGAACGGGGTCGCATACGGACGCGATTCCCCATGCCGGGATGTATGACGGCACGGTGGGCGTGCTGGGTGGGCTGGAAGCGATGCGCGCGTTGAAGGAGTCGGGCTTTGTGCCGCGACGCTCGCTGGAGACGCTGATGTTTACCAGCGAAGAGCCAACGCGTTTTGGCATCGGCTGCCTGGGTTCGAGGTTGCTCGGCGGCGTGCTTGATCCCGCTGCGGCCGATGCGTTCCCCGATCGCCTGGGCGAGACCCAGCCGGACGCCGAGAAAGGCCTGACGCTGGCGGACGTTCGCCTGCAGGCAGGCTTCAGAGGGTCGCTGGAGAGCGTGAAGCTGCCCGAGGGCTACTACGACTCGTGGGTGGAGCTGCACATTGAGCAGGGGCCGCTGCTGGAGCGCGATGGCGTACAGCTTGGCGTGGTGACAAACATTGCAGCGCCGGCGAGCTACCGCTACACCGTCGAAGGATTTGGCGGACACGCCGGAGCACTGCTGATGCCGGACCGGCGCGATGCGCTGACGGCTTCGGCAGAGTTGATTCTGGCGGTCGAGCGGTTTACGCGTGAGGCCAATGCTGCGGCGAAGGCCGAGGGTAAGTCGGGCGTGGATTCGGTAGCGACGGTCGGCAAGGTCGACATCTTTCCGGGTGCGGTGAACTCGGTTCCCTCGCGAGCGCAGTGGATGCTGGATATTCGCGATACGGACGTGGCTCGCCGCAACGGCACGATGCAGCGCCTGCGAGGCGAGATCGCACGCGTCGAAGCGGAGCGCGGCGTGAAGATTACAGAAGAGACGATCAACGCCGATGAGCCGTCGCACAGTGGCGCGAAGATTCTGGATGCGCTGGAAGCGGCCTGCGCGGCCGAAAACGCGAGTTTCCAGAAGATGGTTTCGCGGGCGTATCACGACTCCAACTTCATGGCCCGTGTAGCGCCGATTGCGATGCTCTTTATCCCGTGCCGCAACGGAGTTTCGCATCGTCCGGACGAGTATTCGACGCCAGAACAGATTGCGCTGGGCACTCGTGTGCTCGCGCGCACGATGGCCAAACTTGCCAGTTAG
- a CDS encoding TonB-dependent receptor — protein MSLRSQWLSAVVCSAASLLAPAYSAAQNPTPQSPTSTTAPAPPPAAVVPTPTPAAVQQMPAPGETINSPAQDASTSTIVAQVSGTKIHGTITDPDGYPIPGATVMLTPTKGAARKATSSGDGSYSLSVTPGSYTLVVSMKGFSSYSVTGLKIAAVTSMTLDAKLAVGQATQVVNVEASAAQVSVDSDSNASSLVLSGKDLDALSDDPDELSSELTALAGPSAGPNGGQIYVDGFTGGQLPPKSSIREIRINQNPFSAQYDRLGFGRIEVFTKPGTDKFHGSFQMNGNASQFNTGNPLIPSTTYQAPYHTIFMFGSITGPINKWSSFSIGGSHRAIQDLGITNATILGATAASTTPCVPGDITCTSRQLFLSTLQPQARTDLTPRIDIAIGQNNVLTLRYQFYENDKINQGVTGLALPTTGYNSFAQENQIQVSDTQTISPRIINETRFEWERARTNTIPLSNAASVSVQGAFSSGGYSSQFTSDHQDHMEVQNYTSIQTKKNFIRLGGRLRTTREATDTTANTNGSFTYASLTATGSGTDNSYATGTPSQFSRTVINTPNTSFTLADVGVYAETDWKPINNLTVTYGFRFEAQNHLQEHHDFAPRIAFAYGIGGPKKTPKTVIRGGFGIFFDRFSQGDVLTTIQQNGVNQIVTTLRNPTNCTAALPISSTNCAATGTTGATMYSTAGNLRAPYVEQFALGADRQLGRIGTMSVNYIHTLGVHQLALQNSLCGLSGGTCSNTTAVNNQFFSGGQFHQNQLMVNGRVQTAKWLSLFGFYSMSFANGNTSGAGSFVSTPGNINADLGRTSFDIRSRAFVGGSITLPKYILISPFMIAQSGSPFNITEGRDVNLDGQFNDRPLLVPNGTANSVSIPGCGSFLSHSAANAASFSQLVPTYACSGPAQFVMNLRATKTFGFGGSRNKQQEQQGQQGGPGQGGPGGGGHGGHGGGGGHGGGPGFFGGGGASTGQLYNLTVGVNVQNLFNNHDYATPSGVLTSPYFGTSTQLQGQPYTTNNALMRVSLQAAFTF, from the coding sequence ATGTCATTGCGTAGCCAATGGTTGAGCGCAGTCGTGTGTTCCGCCGCTTCACTGCTCGCGCCGGCGTATAGCGCCGCGCAGAACCCGACCCCGCAGTCGCCCACCAGCACCACCGCCCCCGCGCCTCCACCGGCCGCTGTCGTTCCCACCCCGACGCCTGCCGCTGTGCAGCAGATGCCCGCGCCTGGCGAAACCATCAACTCACCCGCGCAGGACGCCAGCACCAGCACGATCGTGGCGCAGGTTAGCGGCACCAAGATCCACGGCACCATTACGGATCCTGACGGCTACCCGATCCCCGGCGCAACCGTGATGCTGACGCCGACCAAGGGTGCGGCCCGCAAGGCTACCAGCTCCGGCGACGGTTCGTACTCGCTCTCGGTCACGCCTGGTTCGTACACGCTTGTCGTCTCGATGAAGGGCTTCTCTTCCTACTCGGTGACAGGGCTGAAGATCGCGGCGGTTACTTCCATGACCCTCGATGCCAAGCTCGCCGTCGGTCAGGCTACGCAGGTGGTCAACGTCGAAGCCAGCGCCGCGCAGGTCAGCGTGGACTCGGACAGCAACGCCAGCTCACTCGTCCTCTCGGGCAAGGACCTCGACGCGCTTTCTGATGATCCTGACGAGCTTTCCAGCGAACTCACCGCTCTCGCCGGTCCTTCGGCTGGACCGAACGGCGGCCAGATCTATGTCGACGGTTTCACCGGCGGCCAGCTTCCGCCGAAGTCCTCGATCCGCGAGATCCGCATTAATCAGAACCCGTTCTCGGCGCAGTATGACCGGCTCGGCTTCGGTCGTATCGAAGTCTTCACCAAGCCAGGTACGGACAAGTTCCACGGCTCCTTCCAGATGAACGGCAACGCCTCGCAGTTCAACACCGGCAACCCGCTCATTCCGTCTACGACCTACCAGGCTCCGTACCACACGATCTTCATGTTCGGCTCGATCACCGGGCCTATCAATAAGTGGTCGTCGTTCTCAATCGGCGGCTCCCACCGCGCCATTCAGGACCTCGGCATCACCAACGCCACGATTCTTGGCGCGACGGCTGCCTCGACGACACCCTGCGTCCCTGGCGACATTACCTGCACCTCGCGGCAGCTCTTCCTCTCCACGCTGCAGCCGCAGGCGCGTACAGACCTCACGCCGCGCATCGATATCGCTATCGGACAGAACAACGTCCTGACCCTGCGCTACCAGTTCTACGAGAACGACAAGATCAACCAGGGCGTCACCGGCCTTGCCCTGCCGACGACCGGTTACAACTCCTTCGCGCAGGAAAATCAGATCCAGGTCAGCGACACCCAGACCATCAGCCCGCGCATCATCAACGAGACCCGCTTTGAGTGGGAGCGTGCCCGCACGAATACGATTCCGCTCTCGAACGCGGCTTCCGTCAGCGTTCAGGGTGCCTTCAGCAGCGGTGGTTACAGCTCGCAGTTCACCTCCGACCATCAGGACCACATGGAGGTGCAGAACTACACCTCCATCCAGACGAAGAAGAACTTCATCCGTCTCGGCGGCCGCCTGCGCACCACGCGCGAGGCTACGGACACCACCGCGAACACCAACGGCTCGTTCACCTACGCCAGCTTGACGGCTACCGGCAGCGGCACGGACAACAGCTACGCTACCGGCACGCCCAGCCAGTTCTCGCGCACGGTGATCAACACGCCAAACACCAGCTTCACGCTGGCGGACGTTGGCGTTTACGCCGAGACCGACTGGAAGCCGATTAACAATCTGACCGTCACCTACGGCTTCCGCTTCGAAGCGCAGAACCACCTGCAGGAGCATCACGACTTTGCTCCGCGTATTGCGTTCGCATACGGCATCGGTGGTCCCAAGAAGACACCCAAAACCGTCATCCGCGGTGGCTTCGGCATCTTCTTCGACCGCTTCTCGCAGGGAGATGTCCTGACCACGATTCAGCAGAACGGCGTCAATCAGATCGTCACCACGCTGCGTAACCCGACGAACTGCACGGCAGCCCTGCCGATCTCCAGCACCAACTGCGCGGCCACAGGCACCACGGGTGCCACCATGTACTCCACCGCTGGCAACCTGCGTGCACCGTACGTCGAGCAGTTTGCTCTCGGCGCGGATCGCCAGCTTGGCCGCATCGGCACCATGAGCGTGAACTACATCCATACGCTTGGCGTCCACCAGCTTGCGCTGCAGAACTCCCTCTGCGGCCTCTCGGGCGGTACCTGCTCGAACACCACGGCGGTCAACAACCAGTTCTTCTCCGGCGGGCAGTTTCACCAGAACCAGTTGATGGTGAACGGTCGCGTGCAGACCGCCAAGTGGCTTTCTCTCTTCGGCTTCTACTCGATGAGCTTTGCCAACGGCAACACCTCTGGCGCGGGTTCGTTCGTCTCCACTCCCGGCAACATCAATGCCGACCTTGGCCGCACCAGCTTTGACATCCGCTCGCGTGCCTTCGTCGGCGGCTCCATCACGCTGCCGAAGTACATCCTGATCTCGCCGTTCATGATCGCTCAGAGCGGCAGCCCCTTCAACATCACTGAAGGTCGCGATGTGAACCTCGACGGCCAGTTCAACGACCGGCCGCTGCTGGTTCCGAACGGCACGGCTAACTCGGTCAGCATTCCCGGCTGCGGTTCGTTCCTCTCGCACTCGGCCGCGAACGCTGCCAGCTTCTCGCAGCTTGTTCCGACGTACGCCTGCTCCGGCCCCGCACAGTTCGTGATGAACCTGCGCGCAACCAAGACCTTCGGCTTCGGCGGTTCGCGTAACAAGCAGCAGGAGCAGCAAGGCCAGCAGGGGGGACCGGGACAGGGTGGTCCTGGTGGCGGCGGTCATGGCGGCCACGGTGGTGGCGGTGGTCACGGCGGTGGCCCCGGCTTCTTCGGCGGCGGCGGAGCCAGCACCGGTCAGCTCTATAACCTGACCGTCGGCGTGAACGTGCAGAACCTCTTCAATAATCACGACTACGCCACGCCCAGCGGCGTGCTTACCTCGCCATATTTCGGTACGAGCACCCAGCTTCAGGGGCAGCCGTACACCACCAACAATGCGCTGATGCGTGTCTCACTCCAGGCAGCGTTTACCTTCTAA
- a CDS encoding NAD-dependent succinate-semialdehyde dehydrogenase: MPIESRNPANGQLLRSFDPLNAEQIEAKLALAAEAAKRTERMEDRVFWMKRLAVLLEQDRDDLAAMMTAEMGKTIVSAQQEVEKCAACCRFYAEHAAGFLAPEHIATERSASYVRWDPLGVVLAVMPWNFPLWQVFRFLAPALMAGNVGLLKHASNVPQCALAIEALVRRAGFPRGCFQTLLVEARQVEMVLADARIAAVTVTGSEAAGRAVAAQAGWLIKKTVLELGGSDPFIVMSSADLDEAVMNAVKARTINNGQSCIAAKRFLIHESVYDAFVKRFVEAFDKLRVGDPMREETDIGPLATATIAEELHAQVSAAIAVGGRVLTGGERMIGVGSFFEPTVISEIPRTATVAREETFGPLAFLFKITSAEDAIALANDTPFGLGASCWTKDVREQEAFAVGIQAGSVFFNLPVASDPRLPFGGVKRSGYGRELAAAGMREFLNAKTVVKA, translated from the coding sequence ATGCCTATTGAGAGCCGCAATCCCGCAAACGGACAGTTGCTTCGCAGCTTTGACCCGCTGAACGCTGAACAGATCGAAGCCAAACTTGCACTGGCGGCGGAAGCAGCAAAGCGTACCGAGCGAATGGAAGACCGCGTCTTCTGGATGAAGCGTCTGGCGGTGCTGCTGGAGCAGGACCGCGACGATCTGGCCGCCATGATGACCGCCGAGATGGGCAAAACCATCGTTTCGGCGCAGCAGGAAGTGGAGAAGTGCGCGGCGTGCTGCCGCTTCTACGCCGAACACGCTGCCGGCTTTCTTGCACCGGAACACATCGCCACCGAACGCTCGGCGAGCTACGTGCGCTGGGACCCGCTGGGCGTGGTGCTGGCCGTGATGCCGTGGAATTTCCCTCTGTGGCAGGTCTTCCGCTTTCTGGCCCCGGCGTTGATGGCCGGGAACGTTGGGCTGCTGAAGCATGCGAGCAACGTGCCGCAGTGTGCGCTGGCGATTGAAGCGTTGGTACGCCGTGCTGGTTTCCCGCGCGGCTGCTTCCAGACGCTACTGGTCGAAGCCCGGCAGGTGGAGATGGTGCTGGCCGATGCCCGCATTGCGGCGGTGACTGTGACCGGCTCAGAGGCTGCTGGACGCGCCGTAGCGGCGCAGGCAGGCTGGCTGATCAAGAAGACGGTGCTGGAGCTTGGCGGCTCCGATCCGTTCATCGTGATGTCTTCGGCTGATCTCGACGAAGCCGTGATGAACGCCGTGAAGGCGCGCACGATCAATAACGGACAGTCGTGCATTGCGGCGAAGCGCTTTCTGATCCACGAGAGCGTTTATGACGCGTTCGTGAAGCGGTTTGTCGAGGCGTTTGACAAGCTGCGCGTGGGCGACCCGATGCGCGAAGAAACAGACATTGGTCCGCTGGCGACAGCGACGATCGCCGAAGAGCTTCATGCGCAGGTGAGTGCAGCGATTGCGGTAGGCGGGCGTGTGCTGACCGGCGGCGAGCGCATGATCGGCGTCGGAAGCTTCTTTGAGCCGACGGTAATTTCGGAGATTCCACGCACGGCGACGGTGGCACGCGAAGAGACCTTTGGGCCGCTGGCGTTCCTCTTCAAGATCACGTCCGCAGAAGACGCTATTGCACTGGCGAACGATACGCCGTTCGGGCTGGGAGCAAGCTGCTGGACGAAGGATGTGCGCGAGCAGGAAGCGTTTGCCGTGGGCATCCAGGCCGGTTCCGTGTTCTTCAACCTGCCCGTGGCGAGCGATCCTCGCCTGCCGTTTGGCGGGGTGAAGCGTTCGGGCTATGGCCGCGAACTGGCTGCGGCCGGAATGCGCGAGTTCCTGAATGCAAAGACGGTCGTAAAGGCCTAA
- a CDS encoding CDGSH iron-sulfur domain-containing protein has translation MADEAVHITVRPNGPLRVEGHIVLKDADGQEWDLTGKPAISLCRCGLSEKRPFCDGAHARQGWQCNTRPEGNLTGQ, from the coding sequence ATGGCAGATGAAGCAGTTCACATTACGGTGCGTCCGAACGGACCACTGCGCGTCGAAGGTCACATAGTGCTGAAGGATGCCGACGGGCAGGAGTGGGACCTTACGGGCAAGCCCGCGATCAGCCTCTGCCGCTGCGGCCTCAGCGAGAAGCGTCCGTTCTGCGACGGCGCTCATGCTCGCCAGGGATGGCAGTGCAACACGCGTCCTGAAGGCAACCTGACCGGACAGTAA
- the allE gene encoding (S)-ureidoglycine aminohydrolase — MHHLGHTTSSNKRDHLLLSPDTFIRTPMPGITGGFAIVHVAPQAGAAFTQMTVELEPNGTLSEGPTQRLVYVLEGKLTLQEPSQRKLHQLTAGSYAYLPTEHPHTITAKTKARLAVIDKPFLPLETEPNPEFFVGREQDVKPTALNGDPDLEVRALLPDSARFDFACNTMTYQPGASLAQVEIHYMEHGLLMLEGGGIYRLGDSWYPTQAGDFIWMGPYCPQWFGAIGKKPAKYLIYKDFNRHTLA, encoded by the coding sequence ATGCATCATCTTGGACACACGACCAGCTCGAACAAGCGCGATCATCTGCTGCTTTCGCCCGACACCTTCATCCGCACGCCGATGCCGGGCATCACGGGTGGCTTTGCCATCGTGCATGTCGCGCCGCAGGCCGGCGCAGCATTCACGCAGATGACGGTGGAGCTGGAGCCGAACGGAACGTTAAGCGAAGGCCCGACGCAGCGCCTGGTGTACGTGCTGGAAGGCAAACTGACGCTGCAGGAGCCGAGCCAGCGCAAGCTGCATCAGCTGACGGCGGGGTCGTACGCGTATCTGCCGACGGAGCATCCACACACGATTACAGCGAAGACCAAGGCAAGGCTGGCGGTGATCGACAAGCCGTTTCTGCCGCTGGAGACGGAGCCGAATCCGGAGTTCTTCGTGGGCCGCGAGCAGGATGTAAAGCCGACGGCGTTGAACGGCGATCCTGACCTGGAAGTCCGCGCGCTGCTGCCGGACTCTGCACGCTTCGACTTTGCCTGCAACACCATGACGTATCAGCCGGGCGCGTCGCTGGCGCAGGTTGAGATCCACTACATGGAGCATGGGCTGCTGATGCTTGAAGGTGGCGGGATTTATCGGCTAGGGGATAGCTGGTACCCGACGCAGGCCGGCGACTTTATCTGGATGGGGCCGTACTGCCCGCAGTGGTTCGGCGCGATTGGCAAGAAGCCCGCGAAGTACCTCATCTACAAAGATTTCAACCGCCACACGCTGGCGTAG
- a CDS encoding CocE/NonD family hydrolase, which produces MMLRAVRAVVLSVTVLAIASPSQAQRNPPPPGVTMPEYVRSEVMIPARDGVELHTVILRPKGSEHSGPKLPILLSRTPYGVNGYEPITITGGKPELAASGYIWVFQDIRGRYGSGGTFVMMRPIVEHKTKTDIDETTDTNDTINWLLKNLPNNNGRVGALGISYPGFTAMMVGLNANPAVKAVSPQAPMGDVWLGDDFFHNGAFRESYGFDYVQELEAQKTDKRPDSKEDQYDFFLNHTNFAGAAASAGMTNLPTAQLFLTNPTYTKLWQDKSELRKLRAPEVAVLQVGGFWDQEDMFGPQAEYQVLRRNEKPGDSKHKVFLVLGPWNHGGWARGPGQVLTSPFGKLDAGQPTGQQYRSQIEAPFFEFYLKDRKGFDLEDTASFRTGENQWHRYAVWPPVNGFHPAKLYLEASHTLSAAAPSAVKENSPQSKAAMYVSDPANPVPYRHRPVQSTYGESSVWRPWLAEDQSFVSGRDDLANFDTPVLEKDVTVTGDVVADLFAATTGSDSDWIVKLIDIYPDGKYELMVADEILRGRYRKSFEHPEPVKPGEVAEYKWSLHGVDHTFLKGHKMRVEVQSTWFPLYDRNPQTWVENIMTAPASAYQKETISIFGSARYPSHLDVNVPDGSPLP; this is translated from the coding sequence ATGATGCTTCGCGCGGTTCGCGCTGTCGTTCTTTCTGTCACCGTACTCGCCATCGCGAGCCCATCACAGGCGCAGCGCAATCCGCCACCGCCCGGCGTCACCATGCCCGAGTACGTCCGCTCGGAGGTCATGATTCCTGCCCGCGATGGCGTCGAACTGCACACCGTCATCCTGCGGCCGAAGGGCAGTGAGCACAGCGGCCCGAAGCTTCCAATCCTGCTCTCGCGCACGCCTTACGGCGTCAACGGCTATGAGCCGATCACGATCACCGGTGGCAAACCCGAACTCGCCGCCAGCGGCTACATCTGGGTCTTTCAGGACATTCGCGGACGCTACGGCTCCGGCGGCACATTCGTGATGATGCGACCCATCGTCGAGCACAAGACGAAGACGGACATCGACGAAACCACTGACACGAACGACACCATCAACTGGCTGCTGAAGAACCTGCCAAACAACAACGGCCGCGTCGGCGCACTGGGCATCAGCTACCCGGGCTTCACCGCGATGATGGTGGGCCTGAACGCGAACCCGGCCGTGAAGGCCGTCAGCCCGCAGGCCCCGATGGGTGACGTCTGGCTCGGCGACGATTTCTTCCATAACGGCGCCTTCCGCGAAAGCTACGGCTTCGACTACGTGCAGGAGCTTGAGGCGCAGAAGACGGATAAGCGACCGGACTCGAAGGAAGACCAGTACGACTTCTTCCTCAACCACACGAACTTCGCCGGAGCCGCTGCCAGCGCAGGCATGACCAATCTGCCGACCGCGCAGCTCTTCCTCACCAACCCGACGTACACAAAGCTCTGGCAGGACAAGAGCGAGCTTCGCAAGCTTCGCGCGCCCGAAGTTGCCGTGCTGCAGGTCGGCGGCTTCTGGGACCAGGAAGATATGTTCGGCCCGCAGGCCGAGTACCAGGTTCTTCGCCGTAACGAGAAGCCCGGCGACAGCAAGCATAAGGTCTTCCTCGTGCTTGGACCGTGGAACCACGGAGGCTGGGCGCGTGGCCCCGGCCAGGTGCTCACCAGCCCCTTCGGCAAGCTGGACGCAGGGCAGCCGACCGGCCAGCAGTACCGCAGCCAGATCGAAGCGCCGTTCTTTGAGTTCTATCTGAAGGACCGCAAGGGCTTCGACCTTGAAGACACGGCCAGCTTCCGCACGGGGGAAAACCAGTGGCATCGTTACGCTGTCTGGCCTCCTGTCAACGGCTTCCACCCGGCGAAGCTCTACCTCGAAGCGTCGCACACGCTCAGCGCAGCAGCACCGTCTGCGGTGAAGGAGAACTCGCCGCAGAGCAAGGCCGCGATGTACGTCAGCGACCCGGCGAACCCTGTGCCGTATCGCCATCGCCCGGTGCAGTCGACATACGGCGAGAGCTCCGTCTGGCGCCCCTGGCTGGCGGAAGACCAGAGCTTCGTCTCTGGCCGCGACGACCTCGCCAACTTCGATACACCGGTGCTGGAGAAAGACGTGACCGTTACCGGTGACGTCGTTGCCGACCTCTTCGCAGCCACGACCGGCAGCGACAGCGACTGGATCGTAAAGCTGATCGACATTTACCCGGACGGCAAGTATGAGCTGATGGTGGCAGACGAGATTCTGCGCGGCCGTTACCGCAAGAGTTTCGAGCATCCTGAGCCGGTCAAGCCCGGCGAGGTGGCCGAGTACAAGTGGAGCCTGCACGGCGTCGACCACACCTTTCTGAAGGGCCACAAGATGCGTGTTGAGGTCCAGTCCACCTGGTTCCCGCTCTACGACCGCAACCCCCAGACGTGGGTCGAGAACATCATGACGGCTCCCGCTTCGGCCTACCAGAAGGAGACGATCTCCATCTTCGGCTCGGCGCGCTATCCTTCGCACCTCGACGTCAACGTTCCGGACGGCTCGCCGCTACCGTAG